TgaccgtgggtactgctactggctctacaagcaccATGGGTATCgctactggctctacaagcacTGTGGGTACTACTACTGactctacaagcaccgtgggtactgctactgactctacaagcaccgtgggtactgctactgacTCTACAAGCACAGTGGGTACTGCTACGGGCTTCCGCACTACAAGTGTTTGCCCATTTAATCCGGCTAAACCAGTCACCTTTTCCGCAGAGACGGTCAAGAAATTTGAAAGACGATTTGAGAATGGGTACAACATCTATACAGATCCAGCTTATGTGCAGTGGATGCGGATGTATCATCCTGACCATCTCCCTCCTGGTTAGTACAACTTTGCATTCTGTgtgattatgtatgtacatgtttactttggtgctgtagagattttggATGCTGATGTTGTgaccgtgggtactgctactggctctacaagcaccATGGGTATCgctactggctctacaagcactgtgggtactgctactggctctacaagcaccgtgggtactgctactggctatacaagcaccgtgggtatggctactggctctacaagcaccgtgggtactgctactgacTCTACAAGCACCGTGAGTATGTCTACTGGCTCTACAAAcaccgtgggtactgctactaGCTCTACAACTGCAAGATCTCCTTTTTCAGCGCTCATCGTATATCCAACTCCTACACAAAGGAAATCAAAACCAAAGAGCTGTGCCCGGGTTTTGACTAGTGCAAAATCTATTGCTATGCTGGAAGAGAAAGCCCGTAAGAAGCAAGAAGAAATAGACTTAaaagacaaaaagaaaaaagaaagagAGGCAAAGAAAGTTCTTCGAGATGAGAAAAGAAGCGCAAAGTGCAGGAAAGAGAGCAGAAGAAGGCTGAAAAGCAAAGAAGGTTGGACCAAAGAAACAATTCTGGATCAAAAAGGCAAAACGCATCATCACACAGTCAGAGAGCAGCGAAACGGCAACGAGAGGACAATTGTCCTGAAAGTGGTATTCAGCATCGTGAGATTTCAGAGGATGAATGTGCTGTTTGCTTTGGGCTCCATGAAGAGGACCCAGAACAAGTCGAGTTGCTGAGGTGTACCAATGAAGATTGCAATGTGTGGAGCCACACCGATTGTCTTGAAAATTGTGATGGTGTGTACGTTTGTTATGCCTGTGGAACCCTACTCATGTAGTATTGCTTACCCTACACTCTTGTGTTAGAATACTCCATTGATACATGTTGTACATATTGTTTATAACATTATAATAAAAACACACTGCTTAATTAATGTCAACATGTGCTGCGGTTGTGACAATCTGAATGGAAATGGGATACAGGAAGCTTAACAAGGCCGGGAATCACGCTGTGGGGAGCCTCAAATTAAAGGAAGTGGTTATAGCGACTATTACACTTACTTAATTCATAGTAGCTGCATTAATCTGGCGATGAAAGATCATCTGAACGAAGGCGAAGGTCTCCTTCGCGTTCACACAACAGCTGACTCCCGAAAACTCTAGAATACAATATTAACACAACACTATTTTTAGTAACACTATATATGGACTTACACCTTACTATTTATAGAACACCATAGTATGAATAATAGTAAAACTCCGTACATGTAATTACTATGGCAAAGGGGAAAACCAGGGTGGTTGACATTGAGATATTGGAAAATGTATAGCGGTCGACTTAATATATCCGTGGTCGAAAATGGAAACAAATGGAGAGAAAGGAAATCGcttgtcactactttttgtcatGTAGAAACTGTTGTTTAAGTACAGGCAGAGACTATGCTTGTACTAAAGGTATTGTAAAacataaatgactgctctattagagtagtttgatcttgtataaaagtttttgcaagaaattttcatacaaattttgcatacgaaaattattttacaaaaaacaaATTACGATACTTTGTATTCATCATTTCACATAGCGATGTGTGAGACCCAGATAATGGGTCAGACGATTGACTTGCATGACCAGAACAAGATGTGATTTGAATAACCTCACCCAGTGTGTTTTTACTGTCATTGGTGGATGAGTGCAGTGTATAAGCAATTTTGAAAGTTATTTATTGACTATAGTTTGAGCAGACTGAAGAGTTGGTATTCTGAGTCATGTGAGCCATGTAGCTTAACAAATCTACTACCTTGTCATGGACTCTATTACATGCATTTACAGTACCACTATATGTCACAAAGAGTTTGGGGCTGCAACAGTACACTCGTCTTCTAGTTATCCCTCCTGGCCATCTCATTGCTGCACTTAAAGGATCCTGTGATCTCAAAGCAGACCGGATCCTTGTTCTAGTGACCTTTTATCCACCAGCTCGTAGTGTACCCATTGCCATTGACTCTCCCACATCTGGATTGTCTTGTCGTAGCGGTCTTAGTAATAAAGATAACTCTTGGTCTGATAACTGCACTGTAGGATCAAGAGTCATACCAAATTCAACCCTTCTCCTGTTGCAGAACCATTATTATGtttataataatgataataatgctAGTAAAGTGTTGTTCTGGATATACCCAAAAGTAAAGCAATGTCATTCCAATTGAAAGATAGTGAAACCAGGTACTCAAGTTGGGCTTGGTCAACATCAACTTTTGGTCGACCACGTCTGTGTGTGTGCTGGACAGGTACATGGTACACAGAATGATGGGTATTTGAATTTAATATCATTTGATACTCTTTCCATTCATCCAGTAATGATCGCAACAACTCTATCAGCTGATCAACATACTGCTGGTGTTCTGCAATGCTACCATCTGCTGTAGAAGACAGACCATTTG
This genomic interval from Dysidea avara chromosome 15, odDysAvar1.4, whole genome shotgun sequence contains the following:
- the LOC136245497 gene encoding uncharacterized protein DDB_G0280205-like: MARKRKKKKRRERRLNNVQKPASKRPSKLRQWTDDGTAKPVTVSAETVKKFERRFENGYNIYTDPAYVQWMRMYHPDHLPPEILDADVVTVGTATGSTSTMGIATGSTSTVGTTTDSTSTVGTATDSTSTVGTATDSTSTVGTATGFRTTSVCPFNPAKPVTFSAETVKKFERRFENGYNIYTDPAYVQWMRMYHPDHLPPEILDADVVTVGTATGSTSTMGIATGSTSTVGTATGSTSTVGTATGYTSTVGMATGSTSTVGTATDSTSTVSMSTGSTNTVGTATSSTTARSPFSALIVYPTPTQRKSKPKSCARVLTSAKSIAMLEEKARKKQEEIDLKDKKKKEREAKKVLRDEKRSAKCRKESRRRLKSKEGWTKETILDQKGKTHHHTVREQRNGNERTIVLKVVFSIVRFQRMNVLFALGSMKRTQNKSSC